A window of Streptomyces gilvosporeus contains these coding sequences:
- a CDS encoding enoyl-CoA hydratase family protein has product MTDVPPAAPLVIRAHERGITTLTLDSPHNRNALSARLVAELHQALAEAAADDAVRAVVLTHTGTTFCAGADLSEATAGTATDGPLGLARLLRALVELPLPVVARVTGHVRAGGLGLLGACDIAVAGPEATFAFTEARLGLAPAVISMPLLPRLDARAAARYYLTGERFGPAEAARIGLVTLASEDVDAGLGPVLEGLRKGSPQGLAASKKLVTAEVLRAFDRDTQALAEQSARLFGSAEAREGMTAFLERRAPAWTR; this is encoded by the coding sequence ATGACCGACGTCCCGCCCGCCGCACCGCTCGTCATACGCGCCCACGAGCGAGGCATCACCACCCTCACCCTCGACTCGCCGCACAACCGCAACGCGCTCTCCGCCCGGCTGGTCGCCGAACTCCACCAGGCGCTCGCCGAGGCCGCGGCCGACGACGCCGTGCGGGCCGTCGTACTGACCCACACGGGCACCACCTTCTGCGCCGGGGCGGACCTGTCGGAGGCGACCGCGGGCACGGCGACCGACGGGCCGCTGGGGCTGGCGCGGCTGCTGCGCGCCCTGGTGGAGCTGCCGCTGCCGGTGGTCGCGCGGGTCACCGGGCACGTACGGGCCGGGGGCCTGGGGCTGCTCGGCGCCTGCGATATCGCGGTGGCCGGGCCCGAGGCCACGTTCGCCTTCACCGAGGCGCGGCTCGGACTCGCGCCCGCCGTCATCTCGATGCCGCTGCTGCCCCGGCTCGATGCGCGGGCGGCCGCCCGCTACTACCTCACCGGGGAGCGGTTCGGCCCGGCGGAGGCGGCCCGGATCGGGCTGGTCACGCTGGCGTCGGAGGACGTGGACGCCGGGCTCGGGCCCGTACTGGAGGGCCTGCGCAAGGGCTCGCCGCAGGGCCTGGCCGCATCGAAGAAGCTGGTGACGGCCGAGGTGCTGCGCGCCTTCGACCGCGATACGCAGGCGCTCGCCGAGCAGTCGGCGCGGCTGTTCGGCTCCGCCGAGGCGCGCGAGGGCATGACCGCCTTCCTGGAGCGACGGGCCCCGGCGTGGACGCGCTGA
- a CDS encoding acyl-CoA dehydrogenase family protein — MRNPVIENEEHRALREAVAALGRRYGRDYFATVVDEGRHTDDLWAEAAKLGYLGVNLPEEYGGGGGGIIELSLVLEELGAAGCPLLMLVVSPAICGTVIARFGTESQKRTWLPGLADGSRKMAFGITEPDAGSNSHRITTTARREDTDWILNGRKVFVSGVDIADATLIVGRTEDARTGSLKPCLFIVPRDTPGFARSPIRMELAAPEKQFELTLDEVRLPADALVGDEDAGLLQLFAGLNPERIMTAAFALGMGRYALDRAVDYARTRQVWKDPIGAHQALAHPLAQAHIELELARLMMQKAAHLYDAGDDMGAGEAANMAKYAAAEAAVRAVDQAVHTLGGNGLTHEYGLASMITAARVARIAPVSREMILNFVSHQSLGLPKSY; from the coding sequence GTGCGCAACCCTGTGATCGAGAACGAGGAACACCGCGCGCTGCGCGAGGCCGTGGCCGCCCTGGGCCGCCGCTACGGCCGCGACTACTTCGCCACCGTCGTCGACGAGGGCCGGCACACCGACGACCTGTGGGCCGAGGCCGCCAAACTCGGCTACCTCGGCGTCAACCTCCCCGAGGAGTACGGCGGCGGGGGCGGCGGCATCATCGAACTCTCCCTCGTCCTGGAGGAGTTGGGCGCGGCCGGCTGTCCGCTGCTGATGCTGGTCGTCTCGCCCGCCATCTGCGGCACGGTCATCGCCCGCTTCGGCACCGAAAGCCAAAAACGCACCTGGCTGCCGGGCCTGGCCGACGGCTCCCGCAAGATGGCCTTCGGCATCACCGAACCCGACGCCGGATCCAACTCCCACCGCATCACCACCACCGCCCGGCGCGAGGACACGGACTGGATCCTCAACGGCCGCAAGGTGTTCGTCTCCGGCGTCGACATCGCCGATGCCACGCTGATCGTCGGCCGCACGGAGGACGCCCGGACCGGCAGCCTCAAGCCCTGCCTCTTCATCGTGCCCCGCGACACACCGGGCTTCGCGCGCAGCCCGATCCGGATGGAACTGGCCGCCCCGGAGAAGCAGTTCGAGCTCACCCTGGACGAGGTGCGGCTGCCGGCCGACGCCCTGGTCGGCGACGAGGACGCCGGCCTCCTCCAGCTCTTCGCCGGCCTCAACCCCGAGCGCATCATGACCGCCGCGTTCGCCCTCGGCATGGGCCGCTACGCGCTGGACCGGGCCGTCGACTACGCCCGCACCCGCCAGGTCTGGAAGGACCCCATCGGCGCCCACCAGGCCCTCGCCCACCCCCTCGCCCAGGCCCATATCGAACTCGAACTGGCCCGGCTGATGATGCAGAAGGCCGCCCATCTCTACGACGCCGGCGACGACATGGGCGCCGGCGAGGCCGCCAACATGGCCAAATACGCCGCCGCCGAGGCCGCCGTACGCGCCGTCGACCAGGCCGTCCACACCCTCGGCGGCAACGGCCTCACCCACGAATACGGCCTCGCCTCCATGATCACGGCCGCCCGCGTGGCCCGTATCGCCCCCGTCAGCCGCGAGATGATCCTCAACTTCGTCTCGCACCAGTCGCTGGGGCTGCCGAAGTCGTACTGA
- a CDS encoding acetyl/propionyl/methylcrotonyl-CoA carboxylase subunit alpha — protein sequence MLSTLLVANRGEIARRIIRTCRELGIATVAVYSDADAGAPHVHEADTAVRLPGNTPAETYLRGEALVAAARAAGADAVHPGYGFLSENASFAAAVAGAGLVWIGPPPAAIEAMASKTRAKELMGAAGVPLPAPVDPATATEADLPLLVKAAAGGGGRGMRIVTELADLPGELKAAEAEATAAFGDGEVFVEPYVVGGRHVEVQILADAHGTVWTLGTRDCSLQRRHQKVIEEAPAPGLTDALRESLHTAAARAARAIEYRGAGTVEFLVTRDGRAYFLEMNTRLQVEHPVTEAVHRLDLVALQIRIAEGRALDPAPPAPAGHAVEARLYAEDPAAGWRPQTGVLHRLAVPDGVRLDSGVTDGDTVTVHYDPMLAKVIAWAPTRDEAVRKLAGALERTRLHGPVTNRDLLVRSLRHPEFAAATGLDTGFYDRNLAALTPPADPAAVRTAALAAALAEAPGRSRFGGFRNVPSGPQLKTYEHAGTPYEIRYRLTRDGLHAEDLPGVRLLAAGPDRVVLEVDGLRRAFTVSRYGDRIHVDTAQGSCALTALPRFPDPAARTEPGSLLAPMPGTVVRIADGLAEGARVEPGQPLLWLEAMKMEHQITAPAAGTLTSLPVHPGRQVEVGALLAVVTA from the coding sequence CCGCGAACTGGGCATCGCCACCGTCGCGGTGTACTCGGACGCGGACGCCGGCGCGCCCCATGTCCACGAGGCCGACACCGCCGTACGGCTTCCCGGGAACACCCCGGCCGAGACCTATCTGCGCGGCGAGGCGCTGGTGGCGGCCGCGCGGGCGGCGGGCGCGGACGCCGTCCACCCCGGCTACGGCTTCCTGTCCGAGAACGCCTCCTTCGCCGCCGCCGTCGCCGGGGCGGGCCTGGTCTGGATCGGGCCGCCGCCCGCGGCCATCGAGGCCATGGCGTCCAAGACGCGGGCCAAGGAGCTGATGGGGGCGGCCGGGGTGCCGCTGCCGGCGCCCGTCGATCCGGCCACCGCCACCGAGGCCGATCTGCCGCTGCTGGTGAAGGCGGCGGCGGGCGGCGGCGGTCGCGGTATGCGCATCGTCACCGAACTGGCCGATCTGCCGGGCGAGTTGAAGGCCGCCGAGGCGGAGGCGACCGCGGCGTTCGGCGACGGCGAGGTCTTCGTCGAGCCGTATGTCGTCGGCGGGCGCCATGTCGAGGTGCAGATCCTCGCCGACGCCCACGGCACGGTCTGGACGCTCGGCACCCGCGACTGCTCCCTCCAGCGACGCCACCAGAAGGTCATCGAGGAGGCCCCCGCCCCCGGGCTGACCGACGCGCTGCGCGAGAGCCTGCACACGGCCGCCGCGCGGGCGGCCCGCGCCATCGAGTACCGGGGCGCGGGCACCGTGGAGTTCCTGGTGACCCGCGACGGCCGGGCGTACTTCCTGGAGATGAACACCCGCCTCCAGGTCGAGCACCCGGTCACCGAGGCCGTCCACCGCCTCGACCTGGTCGCCCTCCAGATACGCATCGCCGAGGGCCGGGCCCTGGACCCCGCACCGCCCGCCCCCGCCGGCCATGCCGTGGAAGCCCGCCTCTACGCCGAGGACCCGGCGGCCGGCTGGCGCCCGCAGACCGGTGTCCTCCACCGGCTGGCCGTGCCCGACGGCGTACGCCTCGACTCCGGCGTCACCGACGGCGACACCGTCACCGTGCACTACGACCCCATGCTGGCCAAGGTCATCGCCTGGGCGCCGACCCGCGACGAGGCGGTCCGCAAACTGGCCGGCGCCCTGGAGCGCACCCGCCTCCACGGGCCCGTCACCAACCGCGACCTGCTCGTCCGCTCCCTGCGCCACCCGGAGTTCGCGGCCGCCACCGGACTGGACACCGGCTTCTACGACCGCAACCTCGCCGCCCTGACCCCGCCCGCCGACCCCGCGGCGGTACGGACGGCCGCCCTGGCCGCGGCCCTCGCCGAGGCGCCGGGCCGCTCCCGCTTCGGCGGCTTCCGCAACGTCCCCTCGGGCCCCCAGCTCAAGACGTACGAGCACGCCGGCACCCCGTACGAGATCCGCTACCGCCTGACCCGCGACGGCCTGCACGCCGAGGACCTCCCCGGCGTCCGGCTGCTCGCCGCGGGCCCCGACCGGGTCGTCCTCGAAGTGGACGGCCTGCGGCGTGCGTTCACCGTCTCCCGCTACGGCGACCGGATCCACGTCGACACCGCGCAGGGCTCCTGCGCCCTGACCGCCCTGCCCCGCTTCCCCGACCCCGCGGCCCGCACCGAACCGGGCTCCCTGCTGGCGCCCATGCCCGGCACCGTGGTCCGGATCGCCGACGGGCTGGCCGAGGGCGCCCGGGTCGAGCCGGGGCAGCCCCTCCTGTGGCTGGAGGCGATGAAGATGGAACACCAGATCACCGCGCCCGCCGCCGGAACCCTCACCTCTCTTCCCGTCCACCCCGGCCGACAGGTCGAGGTGGGCGCGCTGCTGGCCGTCGTCACGGCCTGA